A single region of the Plantactinospora soyae genome encodes:
- a CDS encoding NAD-dependent epimerase/dehydratase family protein: protein MRILVLGGTVFLGRAVAQQALAAGHDVTCAARGSSGNPVDGVRFVRVDRDDPASLDALAGKFDAVVDVARRPDHVRHALASLAGRVGHFTFVSTCSVYADNATVGQRVDTAPVLPPAPRDAEDPEKDAEAYGACKVSGERLVTEAMGADRAFICRAGLLVGPEDPSGRFGYWVRRAARGGEVLAPGTPDDAVQFIDVRDLAAWIVEAGERGVTGTYDGMAAPVTRQEFLAAVLGEDAPLTYVSQEFLAEQKVEPWAGPRSLPLWLPLPEYAGFMSRDVTPSLAAGLRPRPLATTARDTAAWLAGVDVGSAPDGRSIGLTAAEESELLAAWHAR, encoded by the coding sequence ATGCGCATCCTCGTTCTCGGCGGCACGGTGTTCCTCGGCCGGGCCGTCGCCCAGCAGGCCCTGGCGGCCGGACACGACGTTACCTGCGCGGCCCGGGGCTCGTCCGGCAACCCGGTCGACGGCGTGCGCTTCGTCCGGGTGGACCGCGACGACCCGGCCAGCCTGGACGCCCTCGCCGGAAAGTTCGACGCGGTGGTGGACGTCGCCCGCCGGCCCGACCACGTCCGGCACGCGCTCGCATCGCTGGCTGGCCGGGTGGGGCATTTCACCTTCGTCTCCACCTGTTCGGTGTACGCGGACAACGCCACCGTCGGTCAGCGGGTCGACACCGCCCCCGTGCTGCCGCCGGCACCCCGGGACGCGGAGGACCCGGAGAAGGACGCGGAGGCGTACGGGGCCTGCAAGGTGAGCGGTGAACGGCTGGTGACCGAGGCGATGGGCGCCGATCGGGCGTTCATCTGCCGGGCCGGCCTACTCGTGGGGCCGGAGGATCCGAGCGGGCGGTTCGGATACTGGGTACGCCGGGCCGCCCGGGGTGGCGAGGTCCTCGCCCCCGGCACTCCGGACGACGCCGTGCAGTTCATCGACGTACGCGACCTCGCGGCCTGGATCGTCGAGGCCGGTGAGCGGGGCGTGACCGGCACGTACGACGGGATGGCCGCGCCGGTCACCCGGCAGGAGTTCCTGGCCGCCGTGCTCGGCGAGGACGCCCCGCTGACCTACGTGTCGCAGGAGTTCCTGGCCGAGCAGAAGGTGGAGCCGTGGGCCGGTCCCCGCTCCCTGCCGCTGTGGCTGCCCCTGCCGGAGTACGCCGGCTTCATGAGCCGGGACGTGACGCCCTCGCTGGCGGCGGGACTGCGCCCCCGGCCCCTGGCGACGACCGCCCGGGACACCGCCGCCTGGTTGGCCGGCGTCGACGTCGGATCCGCGCCGGACGGCAGGTCGATCGGTCTCACGGCGGCCGAGGAGAGCGAACTGCTGGCAGCCTGGCACGCCCGATAG
- a CDS encoding STAS domain-containing protein: MSLTVHTEERADVVVVSVAGELDMATAPQLQDQITDLLEKGHIRLVFDLSELSFCDSTGLSVFVRARNSADESGGVVRLAAPRRGVLRILEVSGLVEVLQTHPTVDEAVAGGTATAG; the protein is encoded by the coding sequence ATGTCCCTGACGGTGCACACCGAAGAGCGTGCCGACGTCGTCGTCGTGTCGGTCGCGGGCGAGCTGGACATGGCCACCGCGCCGCAACTGCAGGACCAGATCACGGATCTGCTGGAGAAGGGGCACATCCGGCTGGTCTTCGACCTGTCGGAGCTGTCGTTCTGCGACTCGACCGGGCTCTCCGTGTTCGTCCGCGCCCGGAACAGTGCCGACGAGTCCGGCGGTGTGGTACGACTGGCCGCCCCGCGCCGGGGTGTGCTGCGGATCCTTGAGGTCAGCGGCCTGGTGGAGGTGCTACAGACCCACCCCACGGTTGACGAGGCCGTGGCCGGCGGGACCGCCACCGCGGGCTGA